In Leclercia pneumoniae, the genomic window ACGCCAGTAGACCTTCAGACTGCGTCCGCTCAGTAAAGAGAAGTGCAGGCCATAGTTACAGCCGGAGATCAGCAGGAAGATAGCGATAATCGTGTTGATAGTCGGGCTATCGAAATAGCCGACGCTGGCGTCATGTGTAGAGAAGCCACCAATGGCGATAGTCGCAAAGCTGTGGCCAATGGCATCAAACGCGGGCATGCCGGCAAACCACAAGGCCAGCGCGCAGGCAACAGTCAGTAAAACGTAGATAAGCCACAAGGTTTTTGCCGTTTCGGCAATACGCGGGCGCATCTTGTTATCTTTCAGCGGACCGGGCATCTCCGCCCGGTAAAGCTGCATCCCCCCCACGCCCAGAATAGGCAGTATTGCTACCGCTAACACGATGATTCCCATCCCGCCGAACCATTGCAGCATCTGGCGATAGAAGAGGATGGCATGGGGTAACGAGTCCAGCCCTACCAGCGTGGTGGCACCGGTGGTGGTCAACCCGGAGAATGATTCAAAGAACGCATCGGTAATGGTGAGGTTCGGCTGTTCAGAAAAGATAAAGGGCAGCGCACCTACGCTACCCAGCACGGTCCAGAACAGCACCACTATCAGGAACCCTTCACGGGATTTCAGTTCACCTTTTTCACGACGGTTCGGCCACCAGAGAACGGAGCCAATCACCAGCGCGGCAAAAAAGGTCTGGGTAAAGGCGCGGCCTGCACCATCCCGGTAGATAAGCGCCACCAGTCCGGGCAGGATCATCGTCCCGGAAAAGAGTATGACCAGCAATCCAACGATTCGGGTTATGGCGCGAAAATGCATTTCTGCCGCTTCCTTAGGTATTCAATAAGTAAGGTGGGGATTATTCTTCAATCGGCAGTAATTGCAACGAACCACGACTAAAATCAGCCAGCTTTGCTGAAAATGTCGCCAGTTCCGCCTGAGGAAGCGCTACACGCAACTGTACTGTCGCCTGGTATTCACTCTGCACTATGATGCCCTGAGAGAGCCTCAGCAGCGATTCGATGCCGGATAGCTGGGCGTAATCACACAATAAAGTATATTCGGTCAGCGGCGTTTTGCGGGTCGTTGCGAGTTGATTCAGCGCTTGCTGCACGCCACCCCCGTAGGCTTTAACCAGACCACCGGTACCTAAAAGCACGCCGCCGTAGTAACGCACCACGACGGCGGTGATTTCGCCGATGCCGCTGCCCATCAACTGCGAGAGCATCGGTTTGCCGGCTGTCCCTGCCGGTTCACCATCATCAGAGAACCCCAACTGCTGCGAGTCGTCTGGCGGCCCCGCAACCCATGCCACACAGTGGTGACGCGCGTCGGGATGCTCAGCTCTGACCGACTCAACAAAGGCTTTTGCCGCCTCTACGCCATTGGTATGGGCCAACAGCGTAATGAAACGGCTTTTTTTGATCTCTTCTACGAAGGTGACCGGCGACGCCGGTATCAGCCAGCTCTCCATCACGCCAGCTTCAGATCTCGCGTCATGTTTTCGGTACCGTTTTCGTGGATCACCACGTTATCTTCGATACGAATACCGCCAAACGGCTTCAGCGCTTCGATTTTCTGCCAGTTGAAATGCTTGCTGAACTGCCCTTCACGCCATGGCGCCAGCAGCGAATCAATAAAGTAGATACCCGGCTCGATGGTTAGCACCATGCGCGGCTGCATAATTCGGGTGCAGCGCAGGTAAGGATATTTCGATGGCGCAGCCAGATGGGTACCGGTGTCATCCTGCATAAAGCCAGCAACATCATGGACCTGCAGACCCAGCGGGTGGCCGATGCCGTGCGGCATAAATGGCCCGGTGAGGTCGTTTTCAACCATCGCCTCTTCGCTGATGTCATTCACAATCTGATGTTTACGCAGCAACTTCGCAATGCGTTGATGGAACTGGATGTGAATGTCCACGTAATTAACGCCCGCTTTCATCGTGCCGATCAACGCCAGTTGCTCATCGTTAACGTCTTTAATCAGCTGCGCAAAGTCGGTATCACCGTTCGCGGCCCACGTACGGGTAAGATCCGCGGCGTAACCGTTATATTCTGCTCCGGCATCCAGCAGGAAGCTGCGGATTTCAGACGGCGCGCGGTGATCCAGTTTGGTGTAGTGCAGCACAGAGGCATGTTCGTTAAGCGCCACGATGTTGCTGTAAGGCACATCGATATCACGGTGGCCAGTAGCCGTAAGGTAAGCCAGGTTGATATCAAACTCGCTCATACCGGAAAGGAAGGCTTCGTGCGCCGCGCGATGGCCATTAACCGCTGTTTTCTGCGCTTCACGCATGCAGGCCAGCTCATAGTCAGTTTTATATGAGCGGTAATAATGCAGGTAATCCAGCACCCCTTTCGGGTTGATCTTGTCTGCTGCGATATCCAGTCCCAGCGCGCGTTCAGCCACCGGGCCGATATAAGCAATATTGCCACGTCCTGCAGGTAACTGGCTGCCAATGCCGTCCGCTTTCGGCAGCGCGATCACCTCGACCTCTTCAGTCCAGAAGGAGGTGGGCAGCGGCTCTACGTTGTGCCAGTAATCAACCGGCAGGTAGAACCACAGTTTCGGTTTGTTGACGCCATCAACCAATAGCCAGCAATTTGGAACCTGAGTTACCGGCACCCAGGCTTTAAACTGCGGGTTAACCTTGAACGGGTAAGCGTGGTCGTCGAGAAAGACATTTATCAGCTCGCCAGAGTGGATGAGCAGTGCATCCAGCTTAAAACGAGCCAGTACGTCGCGGGTACGTTCCTGTAGGGTTTCGATATGATTTTTATACAGCGTGGCCAGTGAATCCATCATTCATCCTTTCGTTTTTTTGACCCATGTTCTCGCATCTTAGCACACCTCTGGATGGCGGGGTGATCTCCGCTGAGCGTGATCGAACCTACAATTATTTAATGACTAATTTGCATTTTATTAACACAAATCCCACACTCCGCTTCATCTGGTATGACCAGATCCCCTTGGTGGATTCAGGAGACCGACATGCTCTACAAAGGCGATACCCTGTACGTAGACTGGCTGGATGATGGCATTGCCGAACTGGTGTTCGACGCCCCCGGCTCAGTGAATAAGCTCGATACCGCAACGGTAGCCAGTCTGGGCCGCGCGCTGGACGTGCTGGAAAAACAAACCGATTTAAAAGGTCTGCTGCTGCGTTCTGAAAAGGCCGCGTTTATTGTCGGCGCAGATATCACCGAATTTCTCTCCCTGTTTCAGGTGCCGCAAGAGCAGCTGAGTCAGTGGCTGCATTTTGCCAACAGCGTCTTTAACCGTCTGGAAGATCTGCCTGTCCCCACGATTTCGGCCATCAATGGCTATGCACTGGGCGGCGGCTGCGAATGCGTGCTGGCAACCGATTATCGCCTGGCGACACCCGACCTGCGCATTGGCCTGCCGGAAACCAAGCTGGGGATCATGCCGGGCTTTGGCGGTTCGGTACGTTTACCGCGTCTGCTGGGTGCCGATAGCGCCCTGGAAATTATCGCCGCCGGTAAAGACGTCAGTGCCGATCAGGCGCAGAAAATTGGCCTGGTTGACGGCGTGGTAAAACCCGAAAAACTGCGCGAGGGGGCGATTAGCATCCTGTGTCAGGCCATCAAGGGCGACCTTGACTGGCGAGCCAAACGCCAGCCGAAACTGGAGCCGTTAAAACTCAGCAAAATCGAAGCCACCATGAGCTTCACTATCGCCAAAGGGATGGTGATGCAGACGGCGGGCAAGCACTACCCGGCTCCTATTACCGCCGTGAAAACCATCGAGTCCGCTGCACGCCTGGGCCGTGAAGAGGCCCTGAAGCTGGAAAACCAGAGCTTTGTGCCGCTGGCGCATACCCATGAAGCCCGTGCGCTGGTCGGGATTTTCCTCAACGATCAGTTCGTTAAAGGCAAGGCTAAACAGCTGACCAAACACGTTGAGACGCCAAAACAGGCGGCGGTACTCGGCGCAGGCATTATGGGCGGTGGCATCGCTTATCAGTCCGCCTGGAAAGGCGTACCGGTAGTAATGAAAGACATTAATGATAAATCCCTGACGCTGGGGATGACCGAAGCCGCCAAGCTGCTGAATAAACAGCTCGAGCGCGGCAAAATCGACGGGCTAAAACTCTCCGGCGTAATTTCAACCATCCATCCCACGCTGGAATATAGCGGCTTCGACCGTGTAGACGTGGTCGTTGAAGCGGTCGTCGAAAACCCGAAAGTCAAAAAAGCGGTGCTGGCCGAAACCGAAGAGAAAGTTCGCCCGGATACCGTGCTGGCCTCCAATACCTCGACGATCCCCATTAGTGAACTGGCCAGCGTGCTGAAGCGCCCGGAGAATTTCTGTGGGATGCACTTCTTTAACCCGGTGCACCGTATGCCGCTGGTCGAAGTGATTCGCGGGGAGAAGACCTCTGACGAGACCATCGCCAAAGTGGTGGCCTGGGCCAGCAAAATGGGCAAAACCCCGATCGTAGTGAATGACTGCCCTGGCTTCTTTGTTAACCGCGTTCTGTTCCCTTACTTTGCCGGTTTTAGTCAGCTGCTGCGCGACGGTGCGGATTTCCGCAAGGTCGATAAAGTCATGGAAAAACAGTTTGGCTGGCCTATGGGCCCGGCTTACCTGCTAGACGTGGTGGGCATCGATACCGCACATCATGCGCAGGCCGTGATGGCAGCGGGCTTCCCGCAACGTATGCAGAAAGATTACCGCGACGCGATTGACGCGCTGTTTGATGCCAATCGCTTTGGTCAGAAAAACGGCCTGGGCTTCTGGCGCTATAAAGAAGACAGCAAGGGCAAACCGAAGAAAGAAGAAGATGCCGCTGTAGATAGCCTGCTGGCTGATGTTAGCCAGCCGAAGCGTGATTTTAGCGACGAAGAGATTATCGCGCGAATGATGATCCCGATGGTCAACGAAGTGGTGCGCTGCCTCGAAGAGGGCATCATCGCCAGCCCGGCAGAGGCAGATATGGCGCTGGTCTATGGCCTGGGCTTCCCTCCCTTCCACGGCGGGGCATTCCGCTGGCTGGATACCATTGGTAGCGCGAAATATCTCGATATGGCGCAGCAGTATCAGCACCTCGGTGCGCTGTATGAGGTGCCGGAAGGTCTACGCACCAAAGCACGCCATAACGAACCCTACTATCCCCCGGTTGAGCCTGCCCGTCCGGTTGGCGAACTGAAAACGGCTTAAGGAGTCACAATGGAACAGGTTGTCATTGTCGATGCAGTCCGTACCCCGATGGGCCGTTCGAAAGGCGGTGCATTTCGTAACGTGCGCGCGGAAGATCTCTCCGCGCATCTGATGCGTAGCCTGCTGGCGCGCAACCCGGCGCTGGAAGCCGCCTCCCTCGACGATATCTACTGGGGCTGTGTGCAGCAGACGCTGGAGCAGGGTTTTAATATTGCGCGTAACGCCGCCCTGCTGGCCGAAATTCCCCACTCCGTACCGGCGGTAACCGTAAACCGCCTGTGTGGCTCGTCAATGCAGGCCCTGCATGACGCGGCACGCATGATTATGACTGGCGATGCCCAGGCGTGCATGATTGGCGGCGTAGAACACATGGGCCACGTGCCGATGAGCCACGGTGTTGATTTTCACCCCGGCATGAGTCGTAACGTGGCAAAAGCGGCGGGCATGATGGGCCTGACGGCTGAAATGCTGGCGCGCCTTCATGGCATTAGTCGGGAAATGCAGGATACCTTCGCCGCACGCTCCCACGCCCGCGCCTGGGCTGCGACGCAATCCGGCGCATTCAAGAACGAGATTGTGCCGACATGCGGTCACGATGCCGACGGCGTGCTGAAACAGTTTTTCCACGATGAAGTGATCCGCCCGGAAACCACCGTTGAGGCACTTTCCACGCTGCGTCCGGCGTTTGACCCGGTGACAGGTACCGTGACGGCTGGCACGTCCTCTGCCCTCTCTGACGGCGCTGCCGCCATGCTGGTGATGAGCGAAAGCCGCGCCCGCGAACTGGGCCTGAAACCCCGCGCGCGTATCCGCTCAATGGCGGTGGTAGGTTGCGACCCGTCAATTATGGGTTACGGCCCGGTACCGGCCTCAAAACTGGCGTTGAAAAAAGCCGGGTTGTCGGCCAGCGATATTGACCTGTTTGAGATGAACGAAGCCTTCGCCGCC contains:
- the trkH gene encoding Trk system potassium transporter TrkH, which encodes MHFRAITRIVGLLVILFSGTMILPGLVALIYRDGAGRAFTQTFFAALVIGSVLWWPNRREKGELKSREGFLIVVLFWTVLGSVGALPFIFSEQPNLTITDAFFESFSGLTTTGATTLVGLDSLPHAILFYRQMLQWFGGMGIIVLAVAILPILGVGGMQLYRAEMPGPLKDNKMRPRIAETAKTLWLIYVLLTVACALALWFAGMPAFDAIGHSFATIAIGGFSTHDASVGYFDSPTINTIIAIFLLISGCNYGLHFSLLSGRSLKVYWRDPEFRMFIGVQLTLVAICTSVLWLHNVYNSALTTLNQAFFQVVSMATTAGFTTDSIARWPLFLPVLLLCSAFIGGCAGSTGGGLKVIRILLLFKQGNRELKRLVHPNAVYSIKLGNRALPERILEAVWGFFSAYALVFIVSMLAIIATGVDDFSAFASVVATLNNLGPGLGVVADNFASMNPVAKWILIANMLFGRLEVFTLLVLFTPTFWRE
- a CDS encoding IMPACT family protein, whose amino-acid sequence is MESWLIPASPVTFVEEIKKSRFITLLAHTNGVEAAKAFVESVRAEHPDARHHCVAWVAGPPDDSQQLGFSDDGEPAGTAGKPMLSQLMGSGIGEITAVVVRYYGGVLLGTGGLVKAYGGGVQQALNQLATTRKTPLTEYTLLCDYAQLSGIESLLRLSQGIIVQSEYQATVQLRVALPQAELATFSAKLADFSRGSLQLLPIEE
- the pepQ gene encoding Xaa-Pro dipeptidase, giving the protein MDSLATLYKNHIETLQERTRDVLARFKLDALLIHSGELINVFLDDHAYPFKVNPQFKAWVPVTQVPNCWLLVDGVNKPKLWFYLPVDYWHNVEPLPTSFWTEEVEVIALPKADGIGSQLPAGRGNIAYIGPVAERALGLDIAADKINPKGVLDYLHYYRSYKTDYELACMREAQKTAVNGHRAAHEAFLSGMSEFDINLAYLTATGHRDIDVPYSNIVALNEHASVLHYTKLDHRAPSEIRSFLLDAGAEYNGYAADLTRTWAANGDTDFAQLIKDVNDEQLALIGTMKAGVNYVDIHIQFHQRIAKLLRKHQIVNDISEEAMVENDLTGPFMPHGIGHPLGLQVHDVAGFMQDDTGTHLAAPSKYPYLRCTRIMQPRMVLTIEPGIYFIDSLLAPWREGQFSKHFNWQKIEALKPFGGIRIEDNVVIHENGTENMTRDLKLA
- the fadB gene encoding fatty acid oxidation complex subunit alpha FadB; this translates as MLYKGDTLYVDWLDDGIAELVFDAPGSVNKLDTATVASLGRALDVLEKQTDLKGLLLRSEKAAFIVGADITEFLSLFQVPQEQLSQWLHFANSVFNRLEDLPVPTISAINGYALGGGCECVLATDYRLATPDLRIGLPETKLGIMPGFGGSVRLPRLLGADSALEIIAAGKDVSADQAQKIGLVDGVVKPEKLREGAISILCQAIKGDLDWRAKRQPKLEPLKLSKIEATMSFTIAKGMVMQTAGKHYPAPITAVKTIESAARLGREEALKLENQSFVPLAHTHEARALVGIFLNDQFVKGKAKQLTKHVETPKQAAVLGAGIMGGGIAYQSAWKGVPVVMKDINDKSLTLGMTEAAKLLNKQLERGKIDGLKLSGVISTIHPTLEYSGFDRVDVVVEAVVENPKVKKAVLAETEEKVRPDTVLASNTSTIPISELASVLKRPENFCGMHFFNPVHRMPLVEVIRGEKTSDETIAKVVAWASKMGKTPIVVNDCPGFFVNRVLFPYFAGFSQLLRDGADFRKVDKVMEKQFGWPMGPAYLLDVVGIDTAHHAQAVMAAGFPQRMQKDYRDAIDALFDANRFGQKNGLGFWRYKEDSKGKPKKEEDAAVDSLLADVSQPKRDFSDEEIIARMMIPMVNEVVRCLEEGIIASPAEADMALVYGLGFPPFHGGAFRWLDTIGSAKYLDMAQQYQHLGALYEVPEGLRTKARHNEPYYPPVEPARPVGELKTA
- the fadA gene encoding acetyl-CoA C-acyltransferase FadA, whose product is MEQVVIVDAVRTPMGRSKGGAFRNVRAEDLSAHLMRSLLARNPALEAASLDDIYWGCVQQTLEQGFNIARNAALLAEIPHSVPAVTVNRLCGSSMQALHDAARMIMTGDAQACMIGGVEHMGHVPMSHGVDFHPGMSRNVAKAAGMMGLTAEMLARLHGISREMQDTFAARSHARAWAATQSGAFKNEIVPTCGHDADGVLKQFFHDEVIRPETTVEALSTLRPAFDPVTGTVTAGTSSALSDGAAAMLVMSESRARELGLKPRARIRSMAVVGCDPSIMGYGPVPASKLALKKAGLSASDIDLFEMNEAFAAQILPCIKDLGLMEQIDEKINLNGGAIALGHPLGCSGARISTTLLNLMERKDAQFGLATMCIGLGQGIATVFERV